Proteins from a genomic interval of Halomonas alkaliantarctica:
- a CDS encoding dipeptidase, with protein MTPSELHNDAIVIDGLIIAKWNRELLEDMRRGGLTAANCTVSVWEGFQATVDNIVKSNQLMAECSDLVRPVRTTADITRAKEEGKTGIIFGFQNAHAFEDQIGYVEIFKQLGVGIVQMCYNTQNLVGTGCYERDGGLSGFGREIVAEMNRVGIMCDLSHVGAKTSEEVILESKKPVCYSHCLPSGLKEHPRNKSDQELKFIADHGGFVGVTMFAPFLKKGIDSTIEDYCEAIEYVMNIVGEDAIGIGTDFTQGHGQEFFEWLTHDKGYARRLTDFGKIINPKGIRTIGEFPNLTEALLKRGLSETQVRKIMGENWVRVLKDVWGA; from the coding sequence ATGACCCCCTCTGAACTGCACAATGACGCTATCGTCATTGATGGCCTGATCATCGCCAAATGGAATCGTGAGCTACTTGAGGACATGCGTCGCGGAGGTCTTACCGCTGCCAACTGCACAGTCTCAGTGTGGGAAGGTTTTCAGGCCACGGTCGATAATATCGTCAAGTCCAACCAGTTGATGGCGGAGTGTAGTGACCTGGTGCGCCCTGTTCGTACCACTGCTGACATCACTCGTGCGAAAGAAGAGGGCAAAACCGGCATTATCTTCGGCTTCCAGAATGCCCATGCCTTTGAAGACCAAATTGGCTACGTTGAGATATTCAAGCAGTTGGGCGTGGGCATCGTGCAGATGTGCTACAACACCCAGAATCTGGTGGGTACCGGCTGCTACGAACGTGACGGCGGCCTGTCTGGCTTTGGCCGCGAAATCGTTGCCGAGATGAACCGAGTCGGCATCATGTGCGACCTCTCTCACGTCGGTGCCAAGACCTCCGAAGAGGTCATTCTCGAGTCCAAAAAGCCAGTCTGCTACTCCCACTGTCTGCCCTCTGGCCTCAAAGAGCATCCGCGCAACAAATCTGATCAAGAGCTGAAATTCATTGCCGACCATGGCGGTTTTGTGGGCGTCACCATGTTTGCACCGTTTCTCAAAAAGGGCATCGACTCAACCATCGAAGACTACTGCGAGGCGATCGAGTACGTCATGAATATCGTCGGTGAGGACGCTATTGGCATCGGTACCGATTTCACCCAAGGGCATGGTCAAGAGTTTTTCGAGTGGTTGACCCATGACAAGGGCTACGCTCGTCGCCTCACTGACTTTGGCAAGATCATCAATCCCAAAGGAATTCGCACCATTGGGGAGTTCCCTAATCTCACCGAGGCACTCCTCAAACGCGGCTTAAGTGAGACCCAGGTGCGCAAGATCATGGGCGAGAACTGGGTGCGCGTGCTCAAGGATGTCTGGGGCGCCTAA
- a CDS encoding DUF5943 domain-containing protein codes for MTKLAPALPIEVDSETGVWTSDALPMLYVPRHFFINNHVAVEEALGAEKYAEILYHAGYKSAWHWCEKEAECHGIEGVAVFEHYMNRLSQRGWGLFITEQIDLDSGTAQVRLEHSAFVYQLGKTGKKEEYMFTGWFAGAMDQILAARGSSLRTVAEQKQSAAEPSCDVGIFAVQPLPDADR; via the coding sequence GTGACCAAACTGGCCCCCGCACTGCCCATCGAAGTAGATAGCGAGACCGGCGTATGGACGAGCGACGCCCTGCCGATGCTGTACGTGCCGCGACACTTTTTTATCAACAACCATGTGGCCGTCGAAGAGGCGCTGGGTGCCGAGAAGTATGCCGAGATTCTTTATCACGCCGGCTACAAGAGTGCTTGGCACTGGTGTGAAAAAGAGGCCGAATGCCACGGCATTGAAGGTGTGGCCGTCTTCGAACACTACATGAATCGTCTCTCTCAGCGCGGTTGGGGGCTATTCATTACTGAACAGATCGATCTCGACTCGGGCACTGCTCAAGTGCGACTTGAGCACAGCGCTTTTGTTTACCAATTGGGTAAGACCGGTAAAAAAGAGGAGTACATGTTCACCGGTTGGTTCGCCGGTGCCATGGACCAAATCCTCGCTGCCAGGGGGAGCTCGCTGCGCACGGTGGCCGAGCAGAAGCAGAGTGCAGCCGAGCCTAGCTGTGATGTAGGCATCTTCGCCGTCCAGCCGCTGCCCGACGCTGACCGCTAA
- the dgcA gene encoding dimethylglycine demethylation protein DgcA, with amino-acid sequence MAFDAIFEPIEIGKLTIRNRVVSTAHAEVHATDGGMTTERYVRYYEEKAKGGCGLCICGGSSVVSIDSPQGWWSSVNLSTDRIIPHFQNLADAVHKHGGKIMIQITHMGRRSRWDGFDWSTLVSPSGIREPVHRSTCKTIEEEEIWRIVGDFAQAARRAKEGGLDGVELSAVHQHLIDQFWSPRVNKREDEWGGSFENRMRFGMEVLKAVRAEVGDDFCVGMRICGDEFHPDGLSHDDMKQIAAYYDATGMVDFFGVIGSGCDTHNTLANVIPNMSYPPEPFLHLAAGIKEVVNVPVIHAQNIKDPNQAQRILEGGYVDLVGMTRAHIADPHLIAKIKMGQIDQIKQCVGANYCIDRQYQGLDVLCIQNAATSREYMGLPHIIEKTEGAKRKVVVVGGGPGGMEAARVAAERGHDVTLFEAADALGGQITIAAQAPQRDQIAGITRWFQLELARLKVDLRMGTRADEATLLDLRPDIVVLATGGQPFLSQHPEWGYSENPEESLVVSTWDILSGKVAPGKNVLIYDAICEFSGVSAADFLADKGAKVEIVTDDIKPGAAVGGTTFPTYYRSLYEKEVIMSSDLMLHKVYREGDGLVAVLENEYTGALEERVVDQVVVENGVRPDEALYYALKEQSRNKGQVDLEALYAIKPQPSLVEERGDEGDGFLLFRLGDCTAPRNTHAAIYDALRICKDF; translated from the coding sequence ATGGCATTCGACGCAATTTTCGAGCCGATCGAGATCGGTAAGCTGACCATCCGCAACCGTGTGGTCAGCACCGCTCACGCTGAGGTGCATGCCACCGACGGCGGTATGACTACTGAGCGCTACGTCAGGTACTACGAGGAGAAGGCCAAAGGTGGTTGTGGTCTATGTATTTGCGGTGGCTCATCGGTGGTGTCCATCGATAGCCCTCAGGGCTGGTGGAGCTCGGTAAACCTTTCCACCGATCGCATTATTCCGCACTTCCAGAATTTGGCCGATGCCGTGCATAAGCATGGCGGCAAGATCATGATCCAGATTACCCATATGGGACGCCGCTCCCGGTGGGACGGTTTTGACTGGTCGACGCTGGTCTCACCCTCCGGTATCCGTGAGCCGGTGCACCGCTCGACCTGTAAGACCATTGAGGAAGAAGAAATCTGGCGTATTGTTGGCGACTTTGCCCAGGCCGCGCGCCGGGCAAAGGAAGGGGGCCTCGATGGCGTTGAACTCTCTGCCGTGCACCAGCATTTGATCGATCAGTTCTGGAGCCCACGGGTCAACAAGCGTGAGGACGAGTGGGGCGGTAGCTTCGAGAACCGTATGCGCTTCGGTATGGAAGTGCTTAAAGCCGTGCGTGCTGAAGTGGGCGACGACTTCTGCGTCGGCATGCGCATTTGCGGCGACGAGTTCCACCCGGACGGTCTTTCTCACGACGATATGAAGCAGATCGCCGCCTACTACGATGCCACCGGTATGGTGGACTTCTTCGGCGTTATCGGTTCTGGCTGCGACACTCACAACACCCTGGCCAACGTTATCCCTAATATGTCCTACCCGCCGGAGCCGTTCTTACACCTGGCGGCGGGGATCAAGGAAGTGGTGAACGTGCCGGTGATTCACGCCCAGAACATTAAAGACCCCAATCAGGCCCAGCGTATCCTCGAAGGGGGCTACGTGGACCTGGTGGGCATGACCCGGGCACATATTGCCGACCCGCACCTGATCGCCAAGATCAAGATGGGCCAGATTGATCAGATCAAGCAGTGTGTGGGCGCTAACTACTGCATCGACCGCCAGTACCAGGGGCTTGACGTACTGTGCATTCAAAACGCCGCGACATCCCGGGAATACATGGGGCTGCCCCACATCATTGAGAAAACCGAGGGCGCCAAACGCAAAGTCGTCGTAGTAGGCGGTGGCCCCGGCGGTATGGAGGCAGCGCGGGTAGCCGCTGAGCGCGGTCACGATGTCACTCTGTTTGAGGCTGCTGACGCCTTGGGCGGGCAGATCACGATTGCCGCCCAGGCCCCCCAGCGTGACCAGATCGCCGGTATCACCCGCTGGTTCCAGCTGGAGCTGGCGCGGCTAAAAGTCGACCTGCGTATGGGCACCCGTGCCGATGAGGCGACGCTGCTCGACCTACGCCCCGATATCGTGGTGCTCGCCACCGGTGGCCAGCCCTTCCTTAGCCAGCATCCCGAGTGGGGCTATTCGGAGAATCCCGAGGAGAGTCTGGTGGTCAGCACCTGGGATATCCTCTCTGGCAAAGTGGCGCCAGGTAAGAACGTGCTGATTTATGACGCCATTTGCGAATTCTCTGGCGTCTCGGCGGCGGATTTTCTCGCCGACAAGGGCGCCAAGGTGGAGATCGTCACCGACGATATCAAGCCCGGCGCGGCGGTGGGCGGTACCACCTTCCCTACCTACTACCGCAGCCTCTACGAGAAGGAGGTAATCATGTCCTCCGACCTGATGCTGCATAAGGTTTACCGCGAGGGCGATGGCCTGGTGGCGGTGCTTGAAAATGAGTACACCGGTGCTTTGGAAGAGCGCGTGGTGGATCAGGTAGTGGTCGAGAACGGTGTACGCCCCGATGAAGCGCTTTATTACGCGCTTAAAGAGCAGTCCCGCAACAAAGGGCAGGTCGACTTGGAGGCACTCTATGCCATCAAACCGCAGCCTAGCCTGGTTGAGGAGAGAGGCGATGAAGGGGATGGCTTCCTGCTGTTCCGCCTGGGCGACTGCACGGCACCACGTAACACCCATGCGGCCATCTACGATGCCTTGCGAATCTGCAAGGACTTTTGA
- a CDS encoding (Fe-S)-binding protein — protein sequence MLETLLPILIFTALALAVIGAVRRMRLWRQGRPSRVNLLQGLAAMPRRYLVDLHHVVGRDKMISNTHVATAGGFVAAAVLMILVHGLGIANPLLGGLLLLASTSMFVGSLFVARRRLNPPARLSKGPWMRLPKSLMAFSLGVFLITLPTVGLLPQGLLEGGSSWLLALVLAGVVAWGLGEMFFGMTWGGPMKHAFAGALHLAFHRRAERFSTKKGGAGRSTGLKALNLEDEAAPLGVEKPADFTWNQLLGFDACVQCGRCEAVCPAFAAGQPLNPKKLIQDMVVGMAGGSDAAYAGSPYPGKPVGEHAGSPHGPIVALQGKALVDADTLWSCTTCRACVEECPMMIEHVDAIVDMRRHLTLERGKTPNKGAEVLDNLIATDNPGGFDPGSRLNWAADLNLPLMADLKQVDVLLWLGDGAFDMRNQRTLRALVKVLRAAEVDFAVLGTEERDSGDVARRLGDEATFQSLAKRNIATLAKYRFLQIVTCDPHSFHVLGNEYGELGGPDFNANYEVRHHSTFIAELFDAGRLTFAPWKGGSVTYHDPCYLGRYNGEYEAPRNVLKALGIEVKEMERSGFRSRCCGGGGGAPITDIPGERRIPDMRMNDVKESGAELVAVGCPQCTAMLEGVVDASAEVRDIAELVADALVERSADDVSGASRRTTASTTAEEVIV from the coding sequence ATGCTCGAAACGCTCTTGCCGATACTGATTTTTACTGCCCTGGCCCTGGCAGTCATCGGCGCCGTGCGGCGTATGCGCCTGTGGCGCCAGGGGCGCCCCTCGCGAGTTAACTTGCTGCAGGGGTTGGCGGCCATGCCGCGCCGCTACTTGGTGGATCTGCACCATGTGGTGGGACGTGACAAGATGATCTCCAACACCCACGTGGCAACCGCCGGTGGCTTCGTGGCTGCCGCCGTGCTGATGATCCTGGTGCACGGTCTGGGGATCGCCAACCCATTGCTAGGCGGATTGCTGCTACTAGCGAGCACCTCCATGTTCGTTGGTAGCCTCTTCGTGGCGCGGCGGCGGCTTAACCCTCCAGCTCGGCTCTCCAAGGGGCCCTGGATGCGGCTGCCCAAGAGTCTAATGGCGTTTTCGCTAGGTGTTTTCCTAATCACTCTACCCACGGTGGGCCTACTGCCCCAGGGGTTGCTTGAAGGTGGCAGTAGCTGGCTGCTGGCGCTGGTATTGGCGGGCGTTGTGGCCTGGGGCCTGGGGGAAATGTTTTTCGGCATGACCTGGGGCGGGCCCATGAAGCACGCCTTCGCCGGTGCCTTGCACCTGGCCTTTCATCGTCGCGCCGAACGCTTTTCCACCAAGAAAGGGGGCGCTGGCCGATCAACGGGTCTCAAGGCACTCAACCTTGAGGATGAAGCGGCGCCTCTGGGCGTGGAAAAGCCAGCCGACTTTACCTGGAATCAGTTGCTGGGCTTCGATGCCTGCGTGCAGTGTGGTCGTTGCGAGGCGGTGTGCCCGGCATTTGCCGCCGGTCAGCCGCTCAATCCCAAGAAGCTGATCCAGGACATGGTGGTGGGCATGGCCGGGGGCAGTGATGCCGCCTATGCTGGCTCTCCCTATCCCGGCAAGCCGGTAGGTGAACACGCTGGCTCGCCCCATGGGCCCATTGTGGCGCTACAGGGAAAGGCTTTGGTCGACGCCGATACGCTCTGGTCGTGTACGACCTGCCGCGCCTGTGTCGAAGAGTGCCCGATGATGATCGAGCATGTGGATGCGATTGTCGATATGCGCCGCCACCTGACCCTGGAGCGTGGCAAAACGCCCAACAAAGGTGCCGAGGTGCTCGACAATTTGATCGCCACCGACAATCCCGGCGGTTTCGATCCTGGCTCGCGGCTCAACTGGGCGGCGGATCTTAACCTGCCGCTCATGGCGGATCTTAAGCAGGTCGATGTGCTGCTGTGGCTAGGGGATGGCGCCTTTGATATGCGCAACCAGCGTACCTTGCGCGCACTGGTCAAAGTGCTGCGCGCCGCTGAAGTCGATTTCGCAGTGTTGGGTACTGAAGAGCGCGATAGCGGCGATGTGGCGCGGCGTCTGGGCGATGAGGCGACGTTTCAATCCCTAGCGAAGCGCAATATTGCCACCCTGGCCAAGTATCGCTTCCTGCAGATTGTTACCTGCGATCCCCACAGCTTTCATGTGCTGGGCAATGAGTATGGAGAGCTAGGCGGACCCGATTTTAATGCCAACTACGAAGTCCGTCACCATAGTACCTTTATCGCCGAACTGTTTGATGCTGGTCGGTTGACCTTTGCCCCCTGGAAAGGCGGCAGCGTTACCTATCACGACCCGTGTTACCTGGGGCGCTATAACGGTGAATACGAGGCACCGCGCAACGTACTTAAGGCGCTGGGTATCGAGGTCAAGGAGATGGAGCGCTCCGGCTTCCGCTCGCGCTGCTGCGGCGGCGGTGGCGGGGCACCGATTACCGATATTCCTGGTGAACGGCGGATTCCCGATATGCGTATGAACGATGTCAAGGAGAGTGGTGCTGAGCTGGTGGCGGTGGGCTGCCCGCAGTGTACCGCCATGCTGGAAGGCGTGGTAGATGCCAGCGCCGAAGTGCGCGATATCGCCGAACTGGTGGCCGATGCGCTGGTTGAGCGTTCCGCTGACGATGTATCCGGCGCATCCCGCCGCACGACTGCATCGACGACTGCTGAAGAGGTGATCGTATGA
- a CDS encoding electron transfer flavoprotein subunit alpha/FixB family protein, whose protein sequence is MSEIIRRDPRREWIARNRLHPDNAAVLASLGVNRGGRAVSEWMGPSGVVRKDPRAIGFIGPNGVKRIDRSGLQQGGQATATTTAARDSRRTVTIDQPAFLVAVVPDLTGGRLSGHDKDLLGLARRVADADAEQPGAVLAILFGEHKEEALGEAGIDRVVHLDDEFYAGFAPEARLAALSAVEREMTPRFWLLPDSPLGGADLGRRLALRLGERAATGVWQMEVDNEASLGWRCTARGAAGSLDIQRPLPRVALALAECAEPVDETRHAAEHLTLAASIPTTLSRIEDLGQVAVDPAGVALAEAEFILSGGNGVKEWDAFHHAAKVLGATEGASRVAVDDGFMARDRQVGATGTWVTARVYMAVGISGAIQHLQGIQRCDKVVAINLDPGCDIIKRADLAVIGDSTQILAALVALVEQQRGGQRDAA, encoded by the coding sequence ATGAGTGAGATTATTCGCCGCGACCCACGTCGTGAGTGGATCGCCCGAAACCGTCTGCACCCCGACAACGCCGCGGTGCTGGCCTCCCTGGGTGTAAACAGGGGCGGCAGAGCGGTTAGCGAATGGATGGGCCCCAGCGGCGTGGTGCGCAAGGATCCTCGTGCCATCGGCTTTATCGGCCCCAATGGCGTCAAACGGATTGATCGTAGTGGCCTTCAGCAAGGGGGGCAGGCCACGGCGACCACTACGGCGGCCCGCGATAGCCGACGCACGGTGACCATTGATCAGCCCGCCTTCCTGGTGGCCGTGGTGCCTGACCTGACCGGCGGGCGCCTCTCCGGGCATGACAAGGATCTGCTGGGCCTGGCCCGGCGTGTGGCGGATGCCGACGCTGAGCAGCCCGGTGCCGTGTTGGCGATCCTGTTTGGTGAGCATAAGGAAGAAGCGCTGGGCGAAGCCGGGATCGATCGCGTCGTGCATCTTGATGATGAGTTTTACGCAGGGTTTGCGCCTGAAGCGCGTCTGGCGGCTTTAAGCGCCGTTGAGCGGGAGATGACGCCGCGCTTCTGGCTGCTGCCAGACTCACCCCTGGGCGGAGCCGATTTGGGGCGGCGGCTTGCATTACGCCTGGGTGAACGCGCTGCCACTGGGGTGTGGCAGATGGAAGTTGATAATGAGGCCTCTTTGGGTTGGCGCTGTACTGCCCGTGGTGCCGCTGGGAGCCTGGATATCCAGCGTCCGCTGCCGCGGGTTGCCCTGGCGCTGGCCGAGTGCGCCGAACCGGTGGATGAGACCCGGCATGCAGCCGAGCACCTGACCCTGGCAGCGTCAATTCCCACCACGCTATCGCGCATTGAAGACCTGGGGCAGGTGGCGGTGGATCCCGCCGGCGTGGCGCTGGCCGAGGCTGAGTTCATCCTCTCCGGCGGCAACGGTGTTAAAGAGTGGGACGCCTTCCACCATGCCGCGAAAGTCCTTGGTGCTACCGAAGGTGCCTCGCGTGTCGCGGTGGACGACGGCTTTATGGCTCGCGATCGTCAGGTGGGCGCAACCGGCACCTGGGTAACCGCCCGAGTTTATATGGCGGTGGGTATTTCAGGCGCTATCCAGCACCTGCAGGGCATTCAGCGTTGCGACAAGGTGGTGGCGATCAATCTCGATCCGGGATGCGACATCATCAAGCGCGCCGACCTGGCGGTGATTGGCGACAGCACGCAAATTCTGGCCGCGCTAGTGGCCCTTGTGGAACAGCAGCGGGGAGGGCAGCGCGATGCAGCCTGA
- a CDS encoding electron transfer flavoprotein subunit beta: protein MQPDLHQKQQQGIDVAVLVSIGRHPTTGRPRRAEQDARGLELALAMEAELPGTRISMLHAGSQDDGSEAALRGYLGMGLESMTLLEQPEGSDAILPLVEHLAATSPQLVITGARAERGEGSGLLPYALAEHLGWPLVNSLASVEKVENGVVTLLQALPRGQRRRLKVRLPAIISVDEAAPVARQSAFGPARRATFAITSTTPEADSELAQWHLAPARKRPKRLKIVKAASARDRFKAAASKSEGKGGQVLTDVSPEQGAEAIYKLLKEEDVLR, encoded by the coding sequence ATGCAGCCTGATCTACACCAAAAGCAACAACAGGGAATTGACGTGGCGGTGCTGGTCTCCATCGGCCGTCACCCTACCACCGGCCGGCCGAGGCGCGCAGAGCAGGATGCCCGGGGCCTGGAGCTTGCGCTGGCCATGGAAGCTGAACTGCCGGGCACACGGATCAGCATGCTCCACGCCGGTTCCCAGGACGATGGCAGCGAAGCGGCTCTGCGCGGCTACCTGGGCATGGGGCTCGAGTCAATGACCCTGCTCGAACAGCCCGAGGGCAGCGATGCCATTCTGCCACTAGTGGAACATTTAGCCGCTACCTCGCCTCAGCTCGTGATCACTGGCGCCCGGGCAGAACGCGGTGAAGGCTCTGGGCTTCTGCCCTATGCGTTGGCAGAGCATCTCGGCTGGCCATTGGTTAATAGCCTGGCATCGGTAGAAAAGGTGGAAAATGGCGTGGTAACGCTGCTTCAGGCGTTGCCAAGGGGCCAGCGTCGCCGTCTCAAGGTGCGCCTGCCCGCCATCATCAGCGTGGATGAAGCAGCGCCGGTGGCGCGCCAGAGCGCCTTCGGCCCGGCGCGTCGAGCCACCTTTGCGATCACGTCCACTACCCCTGAAGCCGACAGCGAGCTGGCCCAGTGGCATCTGGCCCCTGCACGTAAACGGCCTAAGCGCCTGAAAATCGTTAAAGCTGCGTCAGCCAGGGATCGCTTCAAGGCGGCAGCTTCCAAGTCGGAGGGTAAAGGCGGGCAGGTGCTCACCGATGTGTCCCCCGAACAGGGCGCAGAGGCGATCTACAAGCTGCTCAAGGAAGAGGATGTGCTGCGCTGA
- a CDS encoding DMT family transporter: MQSSPYQRGLLMVVLGVVFLSFDGLLIRLARADGWTIVFWRGLLMFCVLGLLCWAGKRLITLRINPFSSLASALLLGLISSLFVLAVMNANVANVVVILSTAPLFAALFSRLFLGEKVALRTLVAIAICMFGMGLVFMDDGAMGMLVGNLYALAAAAAIGGNLTLLRRYPAIDPMTVIAGGGLLSAAVALPMASPLELDAQRYGVLALMGLVQMPLATVLINSATRYLPSTEVALFYLVETALGTLWVWWLLAETPTTSTLLGGGVVILVLVVHAWIGLRLERQRLRLYPGFIGE; this comes from the coding sequence ATGCAGTCAAGCCCTTACCAGCGCGGTTTGCTCATGGTGGTGCTGGGCGTCGTGTTTCTGAGCTTCGACGGGTTGCTGATCCGCCTAGCGCGCGCCGACGGTTGGACCATCGTGTTCTGGCGCGGTTTATTGATGTTCTGCGTGCTGGGGCTTTTATGCTGGGCGGGCAAGCGGCTAATAACGCTAAGAATCAACCCGTTCTCCTCACTGGCTTCGGCGCTGCTGTTGGGTCTGATATCCAGCCTGTTTGTGCTGGCGGTCATGAACGCCAACGTGGCCAATGTGGTAGTGATTCTGAGCACCGCGCCGCTGTTTGCTGCGCTGTTTTCACGGCTTTTCCTGGGCGAAAAAGTCGCGTTGCGAACGCTGGTGGCCATTGCTATCTGCATGTTTGGCATGGGCCTGGTGTTCATGGACGACGGGGCCATGGGGATGCTGGTAGGTAATCTTTATGCCTTGGCGGCCGCAGCAGCTATCGGCGGCAACCTGACCCTGCTGCGCCGCTATCCAGCGATTGATCCTATGACGGTTATTGCCGGTGGTGGGTTGCTCTCGGCGGCGGTTGCACTGCCCATGGCCTCCCCGCTGGAGCTGGATGCCCAGCGTTATGGCGTGCTGGCGCTTATGGGGCTGGTGCAGATGCCCTTGGCCACGGTGCTGATCAACAGCGCCACCCGCTACCTGCCGTCGACTGAGGTGGCACTGTTTTATCTGGTCGAAACCGCATTGGGCACGCTGTGGGTATGGTGGTTGTTAGCAGAGACACCCACGACCTCGACGCTACTCGGTGGTGGTGTGGTTATCCTGGTGCTGGTAGTGCATGCCTGGATAGGCTTGCGTCTGGAAAGACAGCGCCTGCGGCTTTATCCGGGCTTTATCGGTGAATAG
- a CDS encoding BCCT family transporter, whose product MKNNDDPVLSAGQDNTQILGLDFHNPVFPLSALAILLFIIYALVYPDAANTHLGLAKNWSIEHFDWLFMIAGNIFVVFCLVLICLPLGRIRLGGKDAKPDYSRTSWFAMLFAAGMGIGLMFWSVAEPVAYYTDWYGTPLNAPAGTPEGASAAMGATMFHWGLHPWAIYGVVALSLAFFSYNKGLPLTLRSAFYPILGERTRGWAGHIIDILAVLATIFGLATSLGFGATQAAGGLAYLFDVPNTIGTQLAIIVVVTVIALISVWRGIDGGVKLFSNINMVIAAVLLLFVVVAGPTLMILTGIGTTALDYVTHLLPLSNWIGRDDDVWYHGWTVFYWAWWISWSPFVGMFIARVSRGRTVREFLIAVLLVPTLVTLVWMSAFGGTALFQAANGVGELANGIGDVSLAMFHMLEQLPLTSITSTLAIILVLVFFITSSDSGSLVIDNITAGGKTDAPKSQRVFWATLEGVIAGVLLYGGGSTALSALQAGAVATGLPFTLVLLLMCFSLYMGLHKEWQQLNAVPKIAS is encoded by the coding sequence ATGAAAAACAATGACGACCCGGTTCTGTCGGCTGGACAGGACAATACCCAGATACTGGGGTTGGACTTTCATAACCCCGTTTTTCCGCTTTCCGCTCTAGCCATCCTACTGTTTATTATCTACGCGCTGGTCTATCCAGATGCTGCTAATACTCACTTAGGGCTTGCCAAAAACTGGTCGATCGAACACTTCGACTGGCTGTTTATGATTGCTGGCAATATTTTTGTGGTGTTTTGCCTGGTACTGATCTGCCTGCCACTCGGGCGGATTCGGCTAGGCGGCAAAGATGCAAAGCCGGATTACTCGCGCACCTCCTGGTTCGCCATGCTGTTTGCGGCGGGCATGGGTATTGGTTTGATGTTCTGGAGCGTTGCTGAGCCCGTAGCCTACTACACCGACTGGTATGGAACGCCCTTGAATGCGCCGGCGGGGACGCCGGAGGGCGCCAGCGCCGCCATGGGCGCGACGATGTTCCACTGGGGACTGCACCCCTGGGCCATTTATGGGGTGGTGGCACTCTCGCTGGCCTTCTTTTCCTATAACAAGGGCTTGCCGCTGACGCTTCGCTCCGCGTTCTACCCCATCCTAGGCGAGCGAACGCGTGGCTGGGCAGGTCATATCATCGATATTCTTGCCGTGCTGGCCACCATTTTTGGCTTGGCTACCTCACTTGGGTTTGGCGCCACCCAGGCAGCTGGCGGCCTCGCCTATCTGTTCGATGTCCCTAATACCATCGGTACCCAGCTGGCAATTATCGTGGTAGTCACGGTAATTGCACTGATCTCAGTATGGCGGGGTATCGACGGTGGCGTTAAGCTGTTCTCGAATATCAACATGGTCATCGCGGCAGTGCTGCTGCTGTTTGTGGTTGTGGCAGGGCCTACCCTGATGATTCTGACGGGGATTGGCACCACGGCACTGGACTACGTCACCCATCTGTTGCCGCTGTCGAACTGGATTGGCCGCGACGACGATGTCTGGTACCACGGCTGGACCGTCTTCTATTGGGCTTGGTGGATTTCCTGGTCTCCGTTCGTCGGCATGTTCATCGCCCGCGTTTCCCGGGGACGCACGGTGCGCGAGTTCCTGATCGCGGTGCTGCTGGTGCCCACATTGGTCACCCTAGTATGGATGAGTGCCTTTGGCGGCACGGCACTGTTCCAGGCTGCAAACGGCGTAGGAGAACTGGCTAATGGCATTGGCGACGTTTCGCTTGCCATGTTCCATATGTTGGAACAGCTGCCCCTGACCAGCATCACGTCAACGCTGGCGATTATTCTGGTGCTGGTGTTCTTTATTACCTCCTCAGACTCCGGCTCGCTGGTCATCGACAATATCACCGCAGGTGGCAAGACCGATGCTCCCAAGAGCCAGCGGGTATTCTGGGCAACGCTTGAAGGCGTGATTGCCGGCGTGCTGCTGTATGGTGGCGGAAGCACCGCACTTAGCGCACTGCAGGCGGGCGCAGTGGCTACGGGGCTGCCCTTTACGTTGGTTCTCTTGCTGATGTGTTTTAGTCTTTATATGGGGCTTCACAAGGAGTGGCAACAGCTCAACGCGGTGCCCAAAATCGCTAGCTAA